In one Zobellia galactanivorans genomic region, the following are encoded:
- a CDS encoding SusC/RagA family TonB-linked outer membrane protein yields MRTFIFLLCSTVFGFTSNEIFSQNAKIHIDKSQTLSVDEVFDLLGSQTDYSFIYPEGFFKDVPKVQVNKGTIRAGKLLKMCVLYGGVTLDVNGNIITIIGKTGSDEKMQSLIVSGKVSDSFGQPLPGASIIEQGTTNGVTTDFDGNFSIKIQNENAILLVSYVGFASKEVAAETTKTIEIILEEDTANLDEIVVIGYGTAKKSDLTGAVASADLKNAEETSNVSIIQALQGSIAGLNVGAVTNAGDNPSLTIRGQNSLSNSEGDNQPLIVLDGIIYRGNLIDINPADIKSVDILKDASSTAIYGSQASNGVIVITSKGGGISLSKPKINYSTSYTVQTPSNRFEPMNAAEYEQFYPDIFWAQGGRIAPDYLNTNPDYDFTTNLKTNEIRQGYEDGIDTPWFDLLTGSGAIKSHNLSIQGKSDALGYFISLGVTDQEGFIQGDEYERYNFRVNLDAKINNWLTIGTQTFMTVSDYSGQAANYQNAYFNLQPWAPIRDDNGELIPNPEGQWLNPFLALEIDDSDIRYNLSNVLYANLQLPIDGLSYKLNYANNYRTTDQSRFDPSAANFQGSGSKDHSKNRDWTFDNILNYTKTFNNDHNVNATLVYGVEKRQLSSTLAAASNFSLDLLGYNNLSAGDPTLNEVSSTKEAETSIYQMGRLLYNYQNKYFFTGTIRRDGFSGFGANDKIAVFPSAALGWVITNEDFVNDSSWMNYLKLRVSYGKSGRRGLGRYDTLSETNVSPSVVFGDGGQTFLGQEPISLSNPDLAWEATTGSNFAFDFGLFDSRVNGTVDYYTNKTENILYQISLPEITGFETINSNVAEVSNSGVELTLNLDIINQDKFNWNTSFNFNRVRNKIESILGADNDGDGVEDDLIGNQLFIGEPQNVNYGYEIIGMWQLEDEANGNIWQGFLPGTYKLADLNNDGEINSLDDRKILNYRDPSYNFGIGNTITYKNFSTYFFINSIQGGKDYFYGNDTPHAQNSLSKSDQLSYSNVPSGAWDYWMPENPEAKYRRLDTASQYGGDPLTQRNFVRLQDVTFKYALPADILEKIHINSASLFLSGKNLVTWTKWNGSDPETGVGFAPTSPLLRSYTLGLNVQF; encoded by the coding sequence ATGAGGACATTCATTTTCCTGCTCTGTTCGACTGTTTTTGGATTTACTTCTAATGAAATTTTTTCACAGAATGCAAAAATTCACATAGACAAAAGTCAAACTTTGTCTGTAGACGAGGTATTTGATTTATTAGGTAGTCAAACCGATTACAGTTTTATTTATCCAGAAGGTTTTTTTAAAGATGTACCTAAAGTACAGGTGAATAAAGGTACTATTAGGGCAGGCAAGTTGTTGAAAATGTGTGTTTTATACGGAGGGGTTACACTAGATGTCAATGGGAACATAATAACAATAATTGGTAAGACTGGGTCTGATGAAAAGATGCAATCATTGATTGTGTCAGGTAAGGTTTCAGATTCTTTTGGACAGCCTCTGCCAGGGGCCAGTATTATAGAACAAGGGACAACGAATGGTGTGACAACAGATTTTGATGGTAACTTCTCAATTAAAATTCAAAATGAAAATGCAATATTGTTAGTGTCTTATGTAGGCTTTGCCTCTAAGGAAGTTGCTGCGGAAACTACTAAAACCATAGAAATTATTCTTGAAGAGGATACTGCAAATTTGGATGAAATAGTTGTGATTGGGTACGGAACAGCAAAAAAGAGTGATTTAACCGGAGCGGTCGCAAGTGCGGACTTGAAAAACGCAGAGGAAACATCAAATGTTTCTATCATTCAAGCTCTACAAGGGTCCATCGCTGGATTAAATGTAGGGGCAGTAACAAATGCAGGAGACAATCCTTCACTAACAATAAGAGGACAAAATAGTCTATCAAACAGTGAAGGCGATAATCAACCGTTGATTGTTCTTGATGGTATTATTTATAGAGGAAATTTAATAGATATTAATCCTGCAGACATAAAAAGTGTTGATATATTAAAGGATGCTAGTTCTACGGCAATCTATGGATCACAGGCATCCAACGGTGTTATTGTTATTACTAGTAAAGGCGGAGGAATTTCTTTGAGCAAACCAAAGATTAATTACTCTACAAGTTATACTGTTCAAACCCCATCGAATAGGTTTGAACCAATGAATGCTGCTGAGTATGAACAATTTTATCCAGATATTTTTTGGGCACAAGGAGGTAGGATAGCCCCAGATTATTTAAACACGAATCCTGATTATGATTTTACAACTAATCTAAAGACTAATGAAATTAGACAAGGGTATGAGGATGGAATTGATACGCCATGGTTTGATTTATTGACAGGCAGTGGAGCAATTAAATCACACAATCTTAGTATTCAGGGTAAAAGTGATGCATTGGGATATTTTATCTCGTTAGGGGTTACCGACCAAGAAGGATTTATTCAAGGGGATGAATATGAGAGATATAATTTCAGGGTTAATCTTGACGCTAAAATAAATAATTGGTTGACGATAGGAACTCAGACTTTTATGACAGTGAGCGATTATTCCGGACAGGCAGCAAATTATCAAAATGCCTATTTTAACCTTCAGCCTTGGGCTCCTATTCGAGATGATAACGGAGAACTGATTCCAAACCCGGAAGGTCAATGGCTGAATCCCTTTTTAGCTCTTGAAATTGATGATTCTGATATTCGCTACAATTTATCAAATGTTCTTTATGCTAATTTACAATTGCCCATAGATGGTCTCTCATATAAACTCAACTATGCAAATAATTACCGAACCACAGATCAGTCCCGGTTTGATCCTTCTGCTGCTAATTTTCAAGGTAGCGGATCAAAAGATCATTCAAAGAATAGAGATTGGACATTTGATAATATCCTGAATTATACAAAGACGTTCAACAATGATCATAATGTTAATGCTACACTTGTATACGGAGTAGAAAAAAGACAGCTTTCAAGTACGTTGGCTGCAGCATCAAACTTTAGTTTAGACCTTTTAGGCTATAATAACCTTAGTGCAGGAGACCCAACGCTCAATGAGGTGTCTTCAACTAAAGAGGCGGAGACTAGTATCTATCAAATGGGAAGACTCCTTTATAACTATCAAAATAAATATTTTTTTACAGGAACAATTAGGAGGGATGGTTTTTCCGGTTTTGGAGCAAATGATAAAATTGCAGTTTTTCCTTCGGCTGCATTGGGTTGGGTTATAACTAATGAAGATTTTGTAAATGACTCTAGCTGGATGAACTATTTGAAATTAAGAGTGAGTTATGGAAAATCTGGTAGACGGGGCTTAGGTAGATACGATACCTTGTCAGAGACTAATGTTTCACCCAGTGTAGTTTTTGGAGATGGAGGTCAAACCTTTTTGGGACAAGAGCCGATAAGTCTTTCAAATCCTGATCTTGCCTGGGAAGCAACAACAGGTTCTAATTTTGCATTTGATTTTGGCTTATTTGACTCTCGGGTAAATGGTACCGTAGACTACTATACAAATAAGACCGAAAATATTTTATATCAAATATCACTCCCAGAAATTACAGGTTTTGAAACGATAAATTCAAATGTTGCGGAAGTATCTAATTCAGGGGTGGAACTTACGTTAAATTTAGACATAATTAACCAAGACAAATTTAATTGGAATACTTCATTTAATTTCAACAGGGTTAGAAATAAGATAGAGTCTATACTGGGAGCTGACAATGATGGAGATGGGGTAGAGGATGATTTAATTGGGAACCAATTATTTATTGGTGAACCACAAAATGTTAACTATGGTTATGAAATAATCGGAATGTGGCAGCTAGAGGATGAGGCTAATGGAAATATATGGCAGGGATTTTTACCAGGAACCTACAAACTGGCTGATTTAAATAATGATGGAGAAATCAATTCTTTGGACGATAGAAAAATACTTAATTATAGAGACCCTTCATATAATTTTGGCATTGGAAATACTATTACTTATAAAAACTTCAGCACTTATTTTTTCATTAATTCAATACAAGGTGGAAAGGATTATTTTTATGGAAATGATACTCCTCATGCACAAAATAGTTTAAGTAAATCTGATCAATTGAGCTATAGTAATGTTCCTAGTGGAGCATGGGACTATTGGATGCCAGAAAATCCGGAGGCAAAGTATCGTAGACTTGACACTGCTTCTCAATACGGCGGGGATCCTTTGACTCAAAGAAACTTTGTGAGGTTACAAGATGTTACTTTCAAATATGCTTTGCCTGCAGACATTTTAGAAAAAATACATATAAATAGTGCTAGTTTATTTCTTAGTGGGAAAAACTTGGTTACCTGGACCAAGTGGAATGGAAGTGACCCGGAAACCGGTGTTGGATTTGCTCCTACCAGTCCTTTGTTAAGAAGCTACACTTTAGGCCTAAATGTTCAATTTTAA
- a CDS encoding sulfatase-like hydrolase/transferase produces MAIGYRNKHVPTAVSGHWGETFKPYGVGLHNLENDKYVADALTDECIDFIRKNSKKPFMVVLSHYLVHNPIQAKPALVKRFKNKATTDQDNPEYAAMLVSVDESIGRINTELKRLGIENNTLVIFTSDNGGLNNSTSNYPLLGGKSYSFEGAMRVPLIVKWPAMIKPGRKSKKRVIGMDFYPTFLDIAGIKLESGQNMDGESFLSVLRGQVVVDKRQLVFHYPHYTGSTSPFSSIIEGDYKLIRFYNDEAGGYLLFNLKEDPSEQNDLSDRIPWKVKELAKTLQYELNDMEAEFPIKNPNHQLNFVNLSNLKSTYDKANKERDIQEKKIKTFSKLFNEN; encoded by the coding sequence GTGGCCATTGGATACAGAAATAAACATGTGCCAACCGCAGTTTCGGGTCATTGGGGGGAAACATTTAAACCTTACGGAGTTGGATTGCACAATCTTGAAAACGATAAGTATGTTGCAGATGCTTTAACCGATGAGTGCATTGATTTTATTCGAAAAAACTCAAAAAAACCATTTATGGTTGTCCTTTCCCATTATTTGGTGCACAATCCAATACAGGCAAAACCTGCATTGGTGAAAAGGTTTAAAAATAAAGCTACCACGGATCAAGATAATCCAGAGTATGCGGCCATGCTGGTTTCTGTAGATGAGAGTATTGGGCGAATTAATACTGAACTGAAAAGACTCGGAATTGAAAATAATACGCTGGTCATCTTTACCTCGGATAATGGAGGCTTAAACAATAGTACATCAAATTACCCTTTGTTGGGAGGCAAAAGTTATTCGTTTGAGGGAGCTATGAGAGTCCCACTAATTGTTAAATGGCCAGCAATGATAAAACCAGGGAGAAAATCAAAAAAACGTGTTATTGGTATGGATTTTTATCCGACATTTTTGGACATAGCTGGTATAAAACTGGAATCGGGACAGAATATGGACGGCGAAAGTTTTCTTTCGGTTTTGAGGGGGCAGGTAGTTGTGGACAAACGCCAGTTAGTGTTTCATTATCCTCATTATACAGGAAGTACCAGTCCTTTTTCATCAATAATAGAGGGCGATTATAAATTGATTCGTTTTTATAACGATGAAGCAGGGGGCTATTTATTATTTAATTTGAAGGAGGATCCATCGGAGCAAAACGATTTGTCGGATAGAATTCCATGGAAAGTCAAAGAATTAGCAAAAACCCTTCAATACGAGCTCAATGATATGGAGGCGGAATTTCCTATCAAAAATCCAAATCATCAGTTAAACTTTGTAAATCTCAGTAATTTAAAATCAACATATGATAAAGCGAATAAAGAAAGGGATATACAAGAAAAAAAAATAAAAACCTTTAGTAAGCTCTTTAATGAAAACTAG
- a CDS encoding sulfatase family protein — MKTFLTLIFFITISFNGARGQERPNIVYIMADDHCDRAIGTYGGRLASLDPTPNLDKLAQNGMVFENVYCTNSICTPSRATIMTGQYSHVNKAYDLYTGLPREKHYLLKEVQQAGYNTAVVGKWHLHTSPQYTDYFAVIAGQGRYMNPVIHVSEGGKKRKIRFDSTLEKEVDVIDTEGHSSDVLTDISLDWLENKRDKSKPFFLMHHFKAPHGMFVYADRYKDYLASVEIPEPQNLYNQPSENWGSIGTRGINDSLVRVIGSTISPQPDKRNLSRYYKSKIQELLGKKELTDKELTHYSYQFYLKEYLRCVKGIDDNLQRILDYLEENDLTENTIIVYTSDQGMFLGEHDFIDKRWMYDESIRMPLIVHYPKMIKPGTHNDWLINNTDYAPTLLEIAGVQTPNYMQGRSFVGALKGQNEPAEWRKATYYRYWMHMAHGHNNPAHFGIRTKKYKLIFFYGVDYTNIHDKKRVSGKDGNRYWKSTPAAWEFYDLEKDPNEMINQYANLEYAPIINELKIELFETREEIGDTDDEFPRIKGVIEKN; from the coding sequence ATGAAAACATTTTTAACGTTAATATTTTTTATCACAATTAGTTTTAATGGTGCTAGGGGGCAAGAAAGACCCAACATCGTTTACATTATGGCCGATGACCATTGCGACCGGGCTATTGGAACTTATGGGGGAAGGTTAGCGTCCCTCGATCCTACTCCGAATCTGGATAAATTAGCTCAAAACGGGATGGTTTTTGAAAATGTATATTGTACCAATTCTATTTGTACTCCGAGTAGGGCAACCATAATGACTGGGCAGTATTCCCACGTAAATAAAGCTTATGATCTATATACAGGTTTACCCAGGGAAAAACACTATTTGCTAAAAGAAGTACAACAGGCGGGATATAATACGGCCGTTGTGGGAAAATGGCATCTTCACACTTCACCTCAATACACAGACTATTTTGCGGTTATAGCTGGGCAAGGCAGGTACATGAACCCTGTTATACATGTAAGTGAAGGAGGAAAAAAGAGGAAGATTCGCTTTGATAGTACCTTGGAGAAAGAGGTTGACGTAATTGACACGGAAGGGCACTCCTCTGATGTTTTGACCGATATTTCCTTGGATTGGCTGGAAAATAAGCGAGATAAGAGTAAACCTTTTTTTCTGATGCATCATTTTAAAGCGCCACATGGCATGTTTGTCTATGCTGACAGGTATAAGGATTATTTAGCTAGTGTTGAGATTCCTGAACCACAAAACCTTTACAATCAACCAAGTGAGAATTGGGGTTCTATAGGAACACGCGGAATAAACGATTCGCTCGTGAGAGTCATAGGCTCTACTATCTCTCCTCAGCCGGACAAGAGGAATCTTTCAAGATATTACAAATCCAAAATTCAAGAACTACTAGGGAAAAAAGAACTTACAGATAAAGAATTAACGCACTATTCCTATCAGTTTTACTTAAAGGAATACTTAAGATGTGTAAAAGGAATTGATGACAACCTTCAACGCATATTGGATTATCTCGAAGAAAATGATTTAACGGAGAATACCATTATTGTTTACACCAGCGACCAGGGAATGTTTTTGGGCGAACATGATTTTATTGATAAACGTTGGATGTATGATGAATCAATACGAATGCCGCTTATAGTACATTATCCTAAAATGATCAAGCCTGGCACGCACAATGATTGGCTAATTAATAACACCGATTATGCACCCACATTATTGGAAATAGCAGGAGTACAAACACCCAATTATATGCAGGGACGCAGTTTTGTTGGCGCCTTAAAAGGCCAAAATGAACCTGCAGAGTGGCGCAAAGCAACATATTATCGTTATTGGATGCACATGGCTCATGGTCATAACAATCCTGCACATTTTGGAATTCGGACAAAAAAATATAAGCTCATATTCTTTTATGGTGTTGACTATACTAATATTCACGACAAGAAACGAGTTAGTGGAAAAGATGGCAATCGGTATTGGAAAAGTACGCCGGCAGCATGGGAATTCTATGATTTGGAAAAAGATCCCAACGAAATGATAAATCAATATGCTAATCTTGAATATGCTCCGATTATCAATGAGCTAAAAATTGAACTTTTTGAGACAAGGGAAGAGATTGGCGATACAGATGATGAGTTTCCTAGAATTAAAGGTGTTATAGAAAAAAATTAA
- a CDS encoding glycoside hydrolase family protein, producing the protein MIFKYTIVICLYMFGTLTGLSQGTPQSVNIVEGGSFKDLILPIPITKKLMGDNIWGNDNVLPRDLDNGVEGVEWSYWGGNPILGKDGKYHIAIARWREATGHWGWPKSEVAHAVANSVLGPYKVTGTILPLAHNPEVIELNDGTYLLHVSKGNMYTSKKFNGPWELQGKIKIDQRGHKGLTHLYTNLTGLQRKDGSFLFFTKRGDVMISKTKITGPYEIVSSRNYDRYSGYPEDPVIWKSRYQYHVIFNHAVDKKSVYMRSLDGINWNIEPGEPYDKSVFRYSDGTVNEWCKFERPKVVQDEFGRATNLSLAVIDVEKHLDLGNDQHNSKQVILPLLTERLIEIVNTDIITSNTQEVKIRIKAEKDYNPADTIDIESLRLGVSEAVNFGGGLKPVASKVVKGDLEVTFIWDGSEIGSSNYDLKILGRAMTGEVVFGYALLPQYREDPASLVTLPIKIKDSILYTEVENFGLKKSAPCKLKIFKYFNQKRELLKQFDIKALKAYETYKIKFPVEGDARVEYEALLVSTEEETRFWNKVDDSDFSIVYKGNWSENKMGKSIYFGAEQVATDEGASAAFFFSGTQARCYGRISKEMGSFNVFIDDIFIEKIDCYFGVDLQNMIIYQTKTLPLGLHKLELVATGEHYKGNDKGPVTIDAFSYIE; encoded by the coding sequence ATGATATTTAAATACACAATTGTTATTTGCTTATATATGTTTGGCACATTAACTGGTCTGTCTCAAGGGACACCTCAATCCGTTAATATTGTTGAGGGTGGAAGTTTTAAGGACCTGATACTTCCTATTCCAATTACTAAAAAACTCATGGGTGACAATATTTGGGGTAATGACAATGTTTTACCTAGGGATTTGGATAATGGTGTAGAAGGGGTAGAATGGAGCTATTGGGGAGGGAACCCAATTTTGGGAAAAGACGGTAAATATCATATTGCTATTGCCCGATGGCGCGAAGCAACGGGGCATTGGGGTTGGCCTAAATCAGAAGTGGCTCATGCTGTCGCCAACAGTGTTCTGGGGCCATATAAAGTAACCGGAACCATACTTCCATTAGCCCATAATCCTGAGGTAATTGAATTAAATGATGGAACATATCTGTTACATGTAAGTAAAGGAAATATGTATACCTCGAAAAAATTTAATGGACCTTGGGAACTTCAGGGAAAAATTAAAATAGACCAGAGGGGACACAAAGGACTAACACATTTGTATACCAATCTTACGGGTTTGCAACGTAAGGATGGCAGTTTCTTATTTTTTACCAAACGGGGAGACGTCATGATTTCAAAAACGAAAATTACTGGACCTTATGAAATTGTTTCATCGCGTAATTATGACCGATATAGTGGTTACCCTGAGGATCCCGTTATTTGGAAAAGCCGTTATCAGTACCATGTCATATTTAATCATGCAGTAGATAAAAAATCCGTTTATATGCGTTCTTTAGATGGCATCAACTGGAATATAGAGCCTGGTGAACCGTACGATAAATCCGTGTTTCGATATTCTGATGGCACAGTTAACGAATGGTGCAAATTTGAACGTCCTAAGGTTGTTCAGGACGAATTTGGGAGGGCTACAAATCTTTCTTTGGCCGTTATTGATGTGGAAAAGCATCTCGATCTTGGTAACGATCAACATAATTCTAAACAGGTGATATTGCCACTCCTTACCGAGCGTTTGATAGAGATAGTTAACACTGATATAATAACGTCTAATACACAGGAAGTAAAAATAAGAATCAAAGCAGAGAAAGATTATAACCCTGCCGATACAATAGATATAGAGTCCTTGAGATTAGGCGTATCCGAAGCGGTGAATTTTGGAGGAGGGTTGAAGCCTGTAGCGTCGAAGGTAGTTAAAGGTGATTTGGAAGTGACTTTTATATGGGACGGTTCAGAAATCGGCAGTTCAAATTATGATTTAAAAATACTGGGTAGAGCTATGACTGGAGAAGTTGTATTTGGCTATGCTTTACTGCCTCAATATAGAGAAGACCCAGCGTCTTTAGTAACCTTACCTATAAAAATTAAAGATAGTATTCTGTATACTGAAGTAGAAAACTTTGGCCTCAAAAAATCAGCTCCTTGTAAATTGAAAATATTTAAATACTTCAATCAAAAAAGAGAGTTACTTAAACAGTTTGATATTAAAGCTTTGAAGGCATATGAAACTTATAAAATTAAGTTTCCTGTTGAAGGTGATGCAAGAGTAGAATATGAAGCGCTACTTGTTAGTACAGAAGAAGAAACAAGATTTTGGAATAAAGTTGATGACAGTGACTTCTCGATTGTATATAAAGGCAATTGGAGTGAAAATAAAATGGGGAAGAGTATTTATTTTGGTGCCGAACAGGTGGCAACTGATGAGGGAGCTTCGGCAGCTTTCTTTTTTTCTGGTACACAGGCACGTTGTTATGGCCGAATCAGTAAAGAAATGGGAAGCTTTAATGTATTTATAGACGATATTTTTATTGAAAAGATTGATTGCTATTTTGGAGTGGATTTACAAAATATGATTATTTATCAAACTAAAACACTTCCTCTAGGATTACATAAACTAGAGCTTGTAGCCACGGGGGAACATTATAAAGGAAATGATAAGGGGCCAGTAACTATAGATGCGTTTTCTTATATCGAATAA
- a CDS encoding RagB/SusD family nutrient uptake outer membrane protein, translated as MNNIKFLIVIFAFISILVGCNEDKFLEEKVYDFYSPENSYTTPDQIDLAVVKLYEDIHTAFYASAAPTWAMYYLTDVAYDAISTTHRLNSWADNVTPEAADIGFWWDSLYKIISNANTIIDRIEYVEYQSEQEKLSQLAEAKFFRAYAYRTLAIMYGGVPISLEEITTPKRDFVRASRDEVLQQVLIDLNEAAANLPDINNVKQDGRVSKAAANHLLTEVHIMLGDYNQAIVHATSVIDNPNFELMTSRFGSRISEPGDVFWDLFQIGNVNRGSGNTETIWASQYEHLAPGGGAPDDLARFLVPQYWQLQDVNGDNVFFGHSSQNGGRGIGWWVASDYMLNQIWVNSNNDIRNSDFNIIRDLEVDNPNSAFFGQMMVASGAIEGASNELNGDWSAIFAKSAPIGNFPDDVISDPETGATNNGARSSFRDRYLMRLAETYLLRAEAYYLNGDSENAANDINALRFRANADQITASEVDLNTILDERARELFIEEFRLLTLMRMNKLVERVRIYNPMHNGFYSSNPINDTQNLWPIPNKEIERNTEATLEQNPGY; from the coding sequence ATGAATAATATAAAATTTTTGATAGTCATTTTTGCGTTCATAAGTATTTTGGTTGGATGCAACGAAGATAAATTTCTGGAAGAAAAAGTCTATGACTTTTATTCGCCTGAAAACTCCTATACAACTCCTGACCAAATTGATTTGGCAGTAGTTAAGTTATATGAAGATATTCATACAGCATTTTACGCTAGTGCTGCACCTACATGGGCTATGTACTATCTTACGGATGTTGCTTACGATGCTATTTCTACTACCCATAGACTAAATTCATGGGCTGATAACGTTACACCCGAAGCCGCTGATATAGGTTTTTGGTGGGATAGTTTGTATAAAATTATATCAAATGCGAATACAATAATCGATAGAATTGAATATGTAGAATATCAAAGCGAGCAAGAGAAATTGAGTCAATTAGCCGAGGCCAAATTTTTTAGAGCCTATGCATATAGAACTTTAGCCATTATGTATGGAGGGGTACCGATAAGTCTTGAGGAAATAACTACTCCGAAACGCGATTTTGTTAGAGCATCAAGAGATGAAGTACTTCAGCAAGTTTTGATAGATCTTAACGAAGCTGCCGCAAATCTTCCTGATATAAATAATGTAAAACAGGATGGTAGGGTTTCAAAGGCAGCTGCGAATCATCTTTTGACGGAGGTGCATATTATGCTTGGAGATTATAATCAGGCGATTGTGCATGCTACTTCTGTTATCGATAATCCCAATTTTGAATTAATGACTAGTCGGTTTGGAAGCAGGATTTCTGAACCAGGTGATGTTTTTTGGGACCTTTTTCAAATAGGAAATGTTAATAGGGGAAGCGGTAATACGGAAACAATTTGGGCTAGTCAATATGAACATTTGGCTCCAGGAGGCGGAGCTCCGGATGATCTGGCTAGATTTCTTGTGCCTCAATATTGGCAGTTGCAAGATGTAAACGGAGATAATGTATTTTTTGGACATTCTAGTCAAAATGGTGGTAGAGGAATCGGATGGTGGGTAGCATCGGATTATATGTTAAACCAGATTTGGGTTAATTCTAACAATGATATCAGGAATTCTGATTTTAACATTATTAGAGATTTAGAAGTTGACAACCCCAATTCTGCGTTCTTTGGTCAAATGATGGTTGCAAGTGGTGCAATTGAGGGGGCTTCAAATGAATTAAATGGTGATTGGAGTGCGATTTTTGCTAAAAGCGCACCCATCGGAAATTTTCCCGACGATGTCATTTCTGACCCTGAGACAGGAGCTACCAATAATGGAGCTAGATCAAGCTTTAGGGATAGATATCTTATGAGGTTGGCCGAAACCTACTTGTTAAGGGCGGAAGCATACTATTTAAATGGGGATTCTGAAAATGCCGCCAATGATATCAATGCGCTAAGGTTCAGAGCCAATGCTGATCAGATAACGGCTAGTGAAGTTGATTTAAATACCATACTTGACGAGCGGGCAAGAGAGCTTTTCATTGAAGAGTTTAGATTACTTACTCTAATGAGAATGAACAAACTAGTGGAAAGGGTAAGAATATACAACCCTATGCATAACGGTTTTTACTCTTCTAATCCAATAAATGATACGCAAAATTTATGGCCAATACCAAATAAGGAAATTGAAAGAAATACCGAGGCTACGTTGGAACAGAACCCTGGATATTAG
- a CDS encoding sulfatase family protein — MKTSFILSVMTLLLCFFTLSTSAQTNQNKPPNVIVIMADDMGYGDPKCYNPESKIPTPNMDALSKQGIRFTDAHTAASACTPSRYALLTGRYSWRSRLKKKVSWSGYDNPLIHKEETTLADVFQKAGYTTGVVGKWHLGMNFLRKQNIDFVKPKTHHEKGRHGTRDVDFSTPIYNGPNYLGFDYAFVSGAGHNMEPFCYIENDYTVGVPTIWRKAKDTIYPGVSAVEVHEGWMVKGWDPRKVGPDLTQKAVDFITKSTKQNPGQPFFLYLPTVSPHRPCTPPDFIKGTSEAGERGDMVAEFDWTVGQIMKVLEALKINENTVLIVTSDNGAVKVSDDGKDYGHKSCGDLRGFKGGVYEGGHRVPLIMRWPAKIRGGQVNDNLVCLLDLHKTFSEMLNISYSNEGGEDSYNILPTMLKGKEVRHSLVMLSSAGHFAIRNKDWKLIFQRNEPVALFNLSDDPYEKRNLIKSRSQKIQELTKLLNSHKWQ; from the coding sequence ATGAAAACTAGTTTTATACTTTCTGTAATGACACTCCTTCTGTGTTTTTTTACATTATCAACAAGTGCTCAAACAAATCAAAATAAACCACCCAACGTCATTGTGATTATGGCGGATGATATGGGCTATGGTGATCCAAAATGTTATAACCCTGAATCAAAAATCCCTACGCCAAATATGGATGCGTTAAGTAAACAGGGCATACGTTTTACAGATGCACACACTGCAGCTTCAGCTTGTACGCCATCTCGTTATGCATTATTGACGGGGAGGTATAGCTGGAGAAGTCGGCTAAAGAAGAAAGTTTCATGGTCGGGGTATGACAACCCTTTAATACATAAAGAAGAAACTACTCTAGCCGATGTCTTTCAAAAAGCTGGTTATACAACAGGAGTTGTAGGGAAGTGGCATTTGGGTATGAATTTTCTCCGAAAACAGAATATAGATTTTGTGAAACCCAAAACACATCATGAGAAAGGAAGGCATGGAACAAGGGATGTAGATTTTAGCACGCCTATTTATAATGGACCTAATTACTTAGGGTTCGACTATGCCTTTGTTTCTGGAGCTGGACATAATATGGAGCCTTTTTGTTATATAGAAAATGATTATACCGTTGGAGTTCCAACTATTTGGAGAAAAGCAAAGGATACAATTTATCCTGGGGTGTCTGCAGTTGAAGTTCATGAAGGTTGGATGGTTAAGGGTTGGGATCCAAGAAAGGTCGGTCCTGATTTGACGCAAAAAGCAGTTGACTTTATAACAAAATCAACAAAACAGAATCCTGGGCAACCATTTTTTCTTTATTTACCGACGGTTTCTCCACACAGACCATGCACGCCGCCTGATTTTATAAAAGGAACAAGTGAGGCAGGCGAGCGTGGTGATATGGTGGCAGAGTTTGATTGGACAGTAGGTCAAATAATGAAGGTACTTGAAGCATTGAAAATAAACGAAAATACCGTACTAATTGTAACTAGTGATAATGGCGCCGTTAAAGTGAGCGATGATGGCAAAGACTATGGGCATAAAAGCTGCGGTGATTTAAGAGGTTTTAAAGGGGGGGTATATGAAGGTGGTCATCGTGTGCCTTTGATAATGAGATGGCCCGCAAAAATAAGAGGAGGACAGGTAAATGACAATCTGGTTTGTTTATTGGATCTTCATAAGACTTTTTCGGAAATGTTGAACATATCGTATAGTAACGAAGGAGGTGAGGACAGCTACAATATTTTACCGACCATGCTTAAAGGCAAGGAAGTCCGTCATTCCTTGGTAATGTTATCGTCTGCGGGCCATTTTGCTATCCGTAATAAGGATTGGAAGTTGATATTTCAAAGGAATGAGCCGGTCGCCTTATTTAATTTAAGTGACGACCCGTATGAAAAAAGGAATCTTATTAAATCTAGGTCACAAAAGATACAAGAATTAACGAAACTTTTAAATAGTCATAAATGGCAATAA